One part of the Populus alba chromosome 18, ASM523922v2, whole genome shotgun sequence genome encodes these proteins:
- the LOC118051702 gene encoding uncharacterized protein has protein sequence MLLGNSLCTTKKFFQKTVQRFKSFLSGDHYQKLPKTPARSNPRPPFTGGIDMKAQTNFVNSKDSDNLYKDFTGRRDDTDKEKPKRDEKKTASAPSSSSAKQVRDQDLLNSGFMNLSKATAVKNYQYLQRRDQDYTTDDPNNEIKSSYARKRSPLLDDNSSSEHIKCEGRSFLVAQKLKELEMMDVSNVEHVLDVEEVLHYYSRLTCPAYLDIVDKFFMDMYAEFIAPTANPRGVNSRPGLRSVR, from the coding sequence ATGTTGCTTGGAAATTCCTTATGCACCACCAAAAAGTTCTTCCAAAAAACCGTACAAAGGTTCAAGTCTTTTCTTTCCGGTGATCATTACCAAAAGCTACCAAAAACTCCTGCTCGTAGTAATCCTCGTCCTCCTTTCACTGGTGGCATTGACATGAAGGCCCAAACAAACTTCGTCAACAGCAAAGACTCGGACAACTTGTACAAAGACTTCACCGGCAGGCGGGACGACACAGATAAAGAGAAACCAAAGAGAGACGAGAAGAAGACAGCATCAGCCCCGTCGTCTTCGTCAGCAAAACAAGTAAGAGATCAGGACCTCCTAAACTCAGGTTTTATGAATTTGTCAAAGGCAACTGCTGTGAAGAATTATCAGTACTTACAAAGGAGAGATCAGGACTATACAACCGATGATCCTaacaatgaaatcaagagttctTATGCTAGGAAAAGATCACCACTACTGGATGACAATTCAAGTTCTGAGCACATTAAATGTGAGGGAAGGAGTTTCTTGGTGGCACAAAAGTTAAAGGAGCTAGAGATGATGGATGTTAGCAACGTAGAACATGTATTAGATGTCGAAGAAGTTCTTCATTACTATTCACGCCTTACATGTCCAGCCTATCTTGACATTGTTGACAAGTTTTTCATGGATATGTATGCAGAATTCATTGCTCCAACTGCGAATCCACGCGGTGTCAATTCGAGGCCAGGGTTGCGTTCGGTCAGGTGA
- the LOC118051701 gene encoding transcription repressor OFP8, producing MENRFKTRISRMFRGSCRTRNLSDVIENAVFVPQTRKNFHMIEPLQPKVRPFPSICRHKCPEATNQVLNHSIISRKKLSHRYPPFITANTSGHSSCPPASPIFPLNPFYKDLSFKEKKKSCRSVKNRSKKKNIISKKEQTSLFRSSSQDSTYFGDSYYWFSSEDEDERGDESDTLFSSRSLSSDSSGSLSHPSRGKKFTSRRRRAKVKSSHVGVMPLDGKVKDSFAVVKSSSDPYNDFRTSMVEMIVEKQIFAAKDLEQLLQCFLSLNSYHHHRIIVEVFMEIWEVLFCNWS from the coding sequence ATGGAAAACCGATTTAAGACGCGAATCTCTCGCATGTTTCGTGGCTCATGTCGGACCCGAAACTTATCGGACGTGATTGAAAATGCTGTGTTTGTGCCTCAAACCCGTAAGAATTTCCACATGATCGAGCCTTTGCAGCCTAAGGTTCGACCTTTCCCTTCTATTTGCAGACACAAATGCCCTGAAGCAACAAACCAAGTCCTCAATCACTCTATCATCTCCAGGAAAAAATTATCACACCGTTATCCTCCTTTTATAACTGCTAATACTAGCGGACACAGTTCTTGCCCTCCTGCTTCCCCCATTTTTCCTTTGAATCCATTCTACAAAGACTTGAGtttcaaagagaaaaagaagagttGTCGTTCAGTTAAAAACAGAAGCAAAAAGAAGAATATCATTAGCAAGAAAGAACAGACGAGTTTGTTCAGATCATCTTCACAAGATAGTACATATTTTGGAGATAGCTATTATTGGTTTAGCAGCGAAGATGAGGACGAGAGAGGGGATGAGTCGGACACTCTTTTCTCTTCAAGAAGTCTTTCTTCGGATTCATCAGGATCTCTTAGCCACCCTTCTCGCGGAAAAAAGTTCACTTCTCGGAGGAGAAGGGCCAAAGTGAAGAGTTCTCATGTGGGTGTTATGCCATTAGATGGCAAAGTTAAGGACAGCTTTGCAGTGGTGAAGAGTTCTAGTGATCCTTATAATGATTTTAGAACATCAATGGTTGAGATGATTGTTGAAAAGCAGATATTTGCAGCTAAGGATCTTGAACAGCTTCTGCAGTGTTTCTTGTCTTTGAACTCTTATCATCATCATAGGATTATTGTTGAGGTTTTCATGGAGATTTGGGAGGTTTTGTTCTGTAATTGGTCTTGA